Proteins encoded in a region of the Elusimicrobiota bacterium genome:
- a CDS encoding Ig-like domain-containing protein has product MRKIIITGFLFVLCIGRLSAFDVSVTDLVGEDIGANTNITLPSVIKASSDWIPLYKITITTTTSYTLNITTVTLVRKTTYFDASVDLLALSNGLAFFKDDGNGVWEGSATEYQCSASATPSTWTENPADTWRVMLSLTSNRGITAGDNFFYLAIRTSDSIENGAQFRADYNANGELVLEFSDGTTETGNYGAADTMTADIIAPSFQYSYTPDATDGTTAKVINWASDNVYSQSNDSTINIAVDLGELQTKLDPDSIFALSELFTIDETDYLGAGSVSYPWYADIADGDGNADECWIQYDLSASTVNQNTDGVNPLKFQIRVRDAAGNVSALEDSFNIYIDSKAPEAVALNTPAADAWIGPNNMPTLSWATSTEPHLNQYRLIVTTITDVNYAMTAGGTSRYRYKNLGDVTSAYFPTSWDAGSLSVATSSTTIYYWSIVGIDYGNNITPYTSLSPRSFYYDNETPTISNNLPTTTQTSSVPVITAVFLDNYKSGIDISSFTMLLDGNAVTPSYAQIIPSSYTISYTPNPPLADGSHTVQLQCQDNVGNQSSVTQFSFSIDTKRPVVLDSDNDGWADYDELANNWNPNSNSSPGGTGNDFYPLKNQVVNYDDFVTNNTSKIKITIEDPLSGSVGATSGVDIDNSSITVTGPKGSFSFGNDNIPITDQVSSSNNQCKTSSFTCQLPLPLSNIGADDGTYTITIKPKENTTGLDGDTVTRIFIYDATLPTITPATNPTTGNTSSYITLSLTAADTNGISSAADAVQIVYRLGTGGADTTANMVAGAGGSYSFTAQLTTAGTYYYYFSATDTAKNIAYSPGDDTQPAVAERNMLYIADKTAPQAVISKLETLRGYLTTGLTPSNPPVYTITTSPSIIQTPTVYAAGASTYTLIQATVPVETTTLSFQYRQSPSGSWIDLTTEKTASTTYQTWWQTTGLTVGSYYDIRAIATDAASNTDTPTSNSSFGFITVYIATPPAPKSDIITDNRIDDSARLFGDKVLISATPSASTRNIEYAAVKFQYKRSDTSAWTDIATDTTTDTTPTNVTITLNENDIPYIMDSKGVDITKSITAVKFDCTTDNTYDRSMTKSGNLWSVTIPFAPGTYQYNFDLTFADSTGLANLQDPHEYDDAGGNSQIIVGTFSTMFNISALTSNVSYDFRAVATDSRNNTDASPSYITMIYDNSAPAQPTVTEPVAPANRLKADGATTIAVKAAASDTYGLDVVIFQYSDDSGTTWKQIGSDADLSDGCTVQWQLPNLASDTTYYIRVFAWDTAGNISSASSNYPVILDVTDPTITNFSVVSPSTSTTLTSGTRYTLIAETLDSDIAYITYTHTLSSGTWIPSAIITSKTGSGTISDPYKYTVYFEPTNTETETEETLTATITDFCGRTGTKTLTVNSLDITPSVATLSQVNIDDDGDGSFNKDAVDSVDNDADGLIDEDPTNPVTAGSNIYIGRNGAFLQATVSNLDGGTVKFQYSTSATGPWTTIEEVAAATITTTTNQFIPLAFGLAEGTYYLRALVTDNDGNVDSNPTVISAIYDGTEPTINTFTAPTTTIDCSRPFTLYAKTNNTDVSRIVFQYYDPSPPTPGWVVIDTTTANRLIRLVSSKITPSAVGLAEQTITVTAPNVTQPTSLQVRAFCIDKAGNRNTDTSHAPVSTISLNDTAAPVATIVSAANGTVSAETSEANVKSVLFQYRPSGSSIWMDLGTDTPPPDATFGNTGTRWTSPITLTNLPADTYQLRAIATDMFNNSSVSVAPVLTASVSVNDEGTKTYSLPRSTQIVIGISNVSFTGTGSVQMTVNVISANPLTSAPTVSFFITDGSSNTATKTVALTGATTSWSGTVELTNLATTAGAGNASITVYGTDAAGNVWGDTVGLILSAPANNPTGTSIDNMARLDSYSNWPALANNGCLFIGPAYQPQISTEQSAVIKPIGRVYEFASSDGTKQFLAGITAYCWLDYADADIPSGYTEGKLGVAYWDSVNSKWSSEGITYVSANQTANRVWFTTTHLGRYALMVINSTTTITFRSPVQGGYVGTTPSIDIEAADTFSGIREFKLELDGSDVTAVFGGTTRILSDTSARYTATPTLTPVEHTLKVTVTNQQGQVATSTIKFNSGTLNWTGTQPTNAQILVSTKTLPTIPSTQSFLSSASLSAVDFSFADKTTTFPANSNVQLQINYNDAELTGGTTAETNLGIAWWDSTNSKWSAEGITSVSVDQDKNVITFNTKHTGTFAPMVINSTTTITFHSPVQGGYVGTSPSIDIEASDTFSAIRQFKLELDGSDVTAAFTGTTSILSDTSARYTATPTLTPVEHTLKVTVTNQQGQVATSTIKFNSGTLNWTGTQPTNAQILVSTSPHPSIPSTQSFLKTASSASFDFSFADQTTTFPANSNVQLQINYNDSELTGGTTAETNLGIAWWDSTNSKWSAEGITSVSVDQDKNVITFNTKHTGTFAPMIINSTTTITFRSPVNGGYVGTTPSIDIEAFDTFSAIRQFKLELDGSDVTAAFAGTTSILSDTSARYTATPTLTPQEHTLKVTVTNQQGQVATSTVKFNSGTLAWTGTQPTNAQILVSTSPPPSIPSTQSFLKTASSSSYDFSFMDKTTNFPTGSNVQLQINYNDSELTGGTIAEANLGIAWWDSTNSKWSSEGITSVSVDQDKNVITFRTNHFTIFAPVIIYSTTTVTINSPAENKYASANPLISLSAEDTFSAIREVKVEVDGSDITGLLYQQAAIDGIDNDSDGLVDEQGGDATTFLDDELPFALTGTNAAKFIARALYLNLKDGEHTLKITVTNEQGKSTIKSIKFNTGSTLEMTEPHNYPNPFDPTKIPAYMTAPTYICPNITTDALVKIKIYDFEGHEVASLEERLYNQNEYITWDGKDNETQKYLANGVYFAKIEANSSTQKVKKFIKIAIVR; this is encoded by the coding sequence ATGAGAAAAATTATTATTACCGGGTTCTTGTTCGTCTTATGTATAGGGAGGCTATCAGCATTTGATGTATCGGTAACTGATTTGGTTGGTGAAGATATTGGCGCAAACACAAATATCACGCTGCCATCGGTAATTAAAGCATCCAGCGACTGGATACCACTATACAAAATCACTATTACAACCACTACCAGTTATACTTTGAATATCACAACTGTTACACTAGTTCGTAAAACTACATATTTTGATGCCAGTGTTGATTTGCTCGCGTTATCTAATGGACTGGCTTTTTTCAAAGATGATGGGAATGGTGTCTGGGAAGGTTCTGCTACCGAATACCAATGTAGTGCTTCTGCAACACCATCCACCTGGACTGAAAACCCGGCAGATACCTGGCGGGTGATGTTATCACTTACTTCAAACAGAGGTATAACCGCTGGTGATAACTTTTTCTATTTAGCAATTCGGACTTCTGATAGTATTGAAAATGGTGCTCAATTCCGGGCTGACTATAATGCTAATGGGGAACTGGTGCTTGAATTTTCTGACGGCACAACTGAAACCGGTAATTATGGTGCAGCAGATACTATGACTGCGGATATAATCGCACCGTCATTCCAGTACTCATATACACCTGATGCTACAGATGGCACAACTGCTAAAGTAATCAATTGGGCTTCTGATAATGTATATTCTCAATCTAATGATTCAACTATCAATATCGCAGTAGATTTGGGCGAATTACAAACAAAACTTGACCCGGATAGTATTTTTGCATTATCTGAACTATTCACGATAGATGAAACTGATTATTTAGGTGCGGGCTCGGTTTCATATCCTTGGTATGCTGATATCGCAGATGGCGATGGGAATGCTGATGAGTGTTGGATTCAGTACGATTTAAGCGCATCAACTGTTAATCAAAACACAGATGGTGTTAATCCGCTAAAATTCCAGATACGTGTCCGCGATGCTGCAGGTAATGTCTCAGCACTGGAAGACTCATTCAATATTTATATTGATTCCAAAGCACCTGAAGCAGTCGCACTCAATACACCAGCTGCTGATGCCTGGATAGGTCCTAACAACATGCCAACATTATCCTGGGCAACTTCTACTGAACCACATCTGAACCAATACCGACTTATAGTGACAACAATCACAGATGTGAACTATGCGATGACAGCAGGCGGTACTTCCAGATACCGCTACAAGAACTTAGGTGATGTTACATCCGCATACTTCCCAACTTCTTGGGATGCCGGCTCTTTATCAGTTGCTACTTCGTCTACCACCATATACTACTGGTCAATAGTTGGCATAGATTATGGTAATAATATAACACCATACACATCTCTATCACCACGCAGTTTTTATTATGATAATGAAACACCTACAATTTCTAACAATCTACCTACAACTACACAGACAAGCAGTGTGCCAGTAATTACCGCTGTGTTTCTTGATAATTATAAATCCGGGATTGATATTTCGTCATTCACAATGCTACTTGATGGTAATGCGGTAACACCATCATACGCACAGATAATACCAAGTTCTTATACGATTTCATACACACCAAACCCACCACTTGCAGATGGCTCACATACAGTCCAACTCCAGTGCCAGGATAATGTTGGAAACCAATCATCTGTAACGCAATTTTCATTTTCAATTGATACGAAACGACCTGTTGTATTGGACAGCGATAATGATGGCTGGGCTGATTACGATGAATTAGCAAACAACTGGAATCCAAACAGTAATTCTTCACCGGGTGGTACTGGTAACGATTTCTATCCGCTAAAAAATCAAGTTGTTAATTACGATGATTTTGTAACCAATAATACCAGTAAAATAAAAATTACAATAGAAGACCCGTTAAGCGGTAGCGTGGGCGCTACATCAGGCGTTGATATAGATAACTCAAGTATTACTGTCACAGGACCGAAAGGCAGTTTCTCGTTTGGAAATGATAACATACCAATCACAGACCAAGTTTCAAGCAGCAACAACCAATGCAAAACTTCGTCGTTCACCTGTCAGCTGCCACTTCCACTTTCAAACATCGGTGCTGACGATGGTACCTACACAATCACAATTAAACCAAAAGAAAATACTACAGGATTAGATGGCGATACTGTTACCCGGATATTTATTTACGATGCTACACTGCCTACAATAACACCCGCCACAAACCCAACTACCGGTAATACATCAAGTTATATAACATTATCACTCACTGCTGCTGATACAAATGGTATCAGTAGTGCTGCGGATGCTGTTCAGATTGTGTATCGGCTAGGTACAGGTGGCGCGGATACAACCGCAAATATGGTTGCTGGTGCAGGTGGCAGTTATTCGTTTACTGCCCAACTTACTACTGCGGGAACTTATTACTATTACTTCTCGGCAACTGATACTGCAAAGAATATCGCATATTCGCCCGGCGACGATACACAACCCGCAGTTGCAGAACGAAATATGCTATATATCGCAGATAAAACCGCACCACAGGCTGTAATCTCAAAATTAGAAACTTTACGCGGATATCTAACTACCGGCTTGACACCATCCAATCCGCCTGTTTATACAATAACAACTTCGCCATCTATCATACAAACACCAACTGTATACGCTGCCGGTGCATCTACATATACACTGATTCAAGCAACTGTTCCGGTAGAGACAACAACGCTGAGTTTCCAATACCGTCAATCACCATCAGGCAGCTGGATAGATCTTACAACTGAAAAAACCGCTTCTACTACATATCAAACCTGGTGGCAGACAACTGGATTGACTGTCGGCAGTTACTACGATATTCGGGCAATCGCTACTGATGCTGCCAGTAATACTGATACACCAACTTCTAACAGTTCGTTTGGCTTCATTACCGTGTATATCGCTACACCACCAGCACCGAAATCAGATATTATTACCGATAACCGCATTGATGATTCTGCACGGCTGTTTGGCGACAAAGTGCTAATTTCAGCAACACCATCTGCATCAACCAGAAACATTGAATACGCAGCGGTAAAATTTCAATACAAACGAAGTGATACATCTGCATGGACAGATATCGCTACAGATACTACAACAGATACTACACCAACAAATGTTACTATTACATTAAATGAGAATGATATACCTTATATTATGGACTCTAAAGGCGTGGATATTACAAAAAGTATCACAGCAGTAAAGTTTGATTGCACTACTGATAATACATATGACCGTTCTATGACAAAATCCGGTAATCTCTGGTCTGTAACAATACCATTTGCACCCGGCACATACCAGTACAATTTTGACCTTACATTCGCTGATAGTACCGGGTTAGCAAACTTACAAGACCCACACGAATACGATGATGCCGGCGGGAATTCACAAATCATTGTCGGTACATTTTCTACTATGTTTAATATCTCAGCACTTACCAGTAATGTTTCATACGATTTTAGAGCGGTTGCTACTGATTCACGTAATAATACAGATGCTTCACCATCTTATATCACAATGATTTACGATAATAGCGCACCAGCTCAACCAACAGTAACAGAACCAGTTGCACCAGCCAACCGCTTAAAAGCAGATGGTGCTACTACAATTGCTGTAAAAGCAGCCGCAAGTGATACTTACGGCCTTGATGTAGTAATATTCCAGTATTCCGACGACAGCGGAACAACCTGGAAACAGATTGGAAGTGATGCTGACTTATCTGATGGCTGTACAGTGCAATGGCAACTTCCCAATCTGGCAAGTGATACTACATATTATATCCGTGTATTCGCCTGGGATACAGCAGGGAATATTTCCAGCGCATCGTCAAACTATCCTGTGATACTGGATGTAACAGACCCAACAATAACAAACTTTTCGGTTGTTAGCCCATCTACATCTACAACATTAACCTCCGGTACCAGATATACACTGATCGCAGAAACACTGGATTCCGATATAGCTTATATTACATATACACATACTCTTAGTAGCGGGACCTGGATACCATCAGCAATAATAACTTCTAAAACCGGTTCGGGAACAATTTCAGACCCGTATAAATATACTGTCTATTTTGAGCCAACTAATACTGAGACTGAGACAGAAGAAACACTTACCGCAACTATCACTGACTTTTGTGGCAGAACAGGCACAAAAACACTTACTGTAAATTCGTTGGATATAACACCATCTGTTGCAACACTTTCTCAGGTCAACATTGACGATGATGGCGATGGCAGTTTTAATAAAGATGCTGTTGATAGCGTGGATAATGATGCTGATGGGCTCATTGATGAAGACCCAACTAACCCAGTAACTGCAGGCAGTAATATCTATATCGGTAGAAACGGCGCCTTTTTGCAGGCAACTGTGTCAAATCTGGACGGTGGAACTGTAAAATTCCAATACTCAACTTCCGCTACAGGTCCCTGGACAACTATTGAAGAAGTAGCAGCCGCCACAATCACAACAACAACCAACCAATTTATTCCGCTAGCATTCGGGCTTGCAGAAGGAACATACTATCTGAGAGCATTAGTCACCGACAATGATGGTAATGTTGATTCTAATCCAACTGTTATCTCAGCAATTTATGATGGAACAGAGCCAACTATAAATACATTCACAGCACCGACGACAACTATTGATTGCTCAAGACCATTCACACTATACGCAAAAACTAATAATACTGATGTATCAAGAATCGTGTTTCAGTACTACGACCCCTCCCCCCCAACACCAGGCTGGGTAGTAATTGATACAACAACCGCAAATCGGCTTATTAGATTGGTCAGTTCTAAGATAACACCATCTGCCGTCGGGCTCGCAGAGCAAACAATAACAGTAACAGCACCAAATGTTACACAACCAACCTCTTTACAGGTGCGCGCATTCTGTATTGATAAAGCAGGCAACCGAAATACTGATACTTCACACGCACCAGTATCAACTATTTCGTTAAATGATACCGCAGCACCTGTGGCAACTATTGTTTCTGCTGCCAATGGAACGGTCTCTGCTGAAACATCAGAAGCGAATGTGAAATCAGTGCTGTTCCAGTACCGTCCATCAGGCAGCAGTATCTGGATGGATTTAGGTACTGATACACCACCCCCTGACGCTACTTTCGGGAATACAGGCACACGCTGGACTTCGCCAATTACATTAACAAATTTACCAGCAGATACTTATCAACTCCGCGCAATCGCAACCGATATGTTCAACAACAGCAGTGTCTCAGTAGCACCTGTCTTGACTGCTTCAGTTAGTGTAAATGATGAAGGTACAAAAACATACTCGTTACCACGCTCAACACAAATAGTAATTGGTATATCTAATGTCAGTTTTACAGGAACAGGTTCAGTTCAAATGACAGTAAATGTTATTTCAGCAAATCCGCTTACTTCAGCACCAACAGTATCGTTTTTTATCACAGATGGTTCAAGTAATACTGCTACAAAAACAGTTGCGCTTACCGGTGCTACTACAAGCTGGTCTGGAACGGTTGAATTAACAAATCTGGCTACTACCGCTGGAGCCGGTAATGCAAGCATCACTGTCTACGGAACTGATGCAGCCGGTAATGTCTGGGGCGATACCGTCGGACTGATTCTATCAGCACCTGCTAATAATCCTACAGGCACTTCAATAGATAACATGGCAAGATTAGATAGTTATAGTAATTGGCCAGCACTTGCTAATAATGGCTGCTTGTTTATAGGACCTGCTTACCAACCACAAATTTCAACAGAGCAATCAGCAGTAATAAAGCCAATTGGTCGTGTGTATGAATTCGCATCATCTGATGGAACAAAACAATTCCTCGCTGGTATAACCGCTTATTGCTGGTTGGATTATGCAGATGCTGATATACCATCAGGTTATACAGAAGGCAAATTAGGTGTCGCATACTGGGATTCTGTTAATTCAAAATGGTCTTCTGAAGGTATTACTTATGTTAGTGCGAACCAAACAGCTAATAGAGTATGGTTCACAACAACACATCTCGGTAGATACGCACTGATGGTAATAAACTCAACAACAACAATCACATTCCGGTCACCTGTTCAGGGCGGTTATGTCGGCACAACACCATCAATAGATATAGAAGCAGCAGACACATTCTCAGGTATAAGAGAGTTTAAACTTGAACTGGATGGCTCGGATGTAACGGCTGTATTTGGAGGAACAACTCGTATTCTATCAGATACATCAGCAAGATATACCGCAACACCAACACTTACACCAGTAGAACATACACTGAAAGTAACCGTTACCAATCAGCAAGGTCAGGTAGCAACCTCAACAATAAAGTTTAACTCTGGTACACTTAACTGGACAGGAACACAGCCAACAAATGCACAGATACTGGTCTCTACAAAAACATTACCGACAATACCGTCAACACAGAGTTTTCTGAGTAGTGCGTCTCTTTCTGCAGTTGATTTTTCATTTGCTGATAAAACTACAACTTTCCCTGCTAATAGCAATGTTCAACTACAAATAAATTACAACGACGCTGAACTAACAGGTGGAACAACTGCAGAAACGAATTTAGGAATCGCATGGTGGGATTCCACTAATTCTAAATGGTCTGCAGAAGGCATCACCAGCGTAAGCGTTGACCAGGACAAAAATGTGATTACATTCAATACCAAACATACTGGAACTTTTGCACCGATGGTAATCAATTCCACAACAACAATCACATTCCACTCACCTGTTCAGGGCGGTTATGTGGGAACTTCACCGTCAATAGATATAGAAGCATCTGATACTTTCTCAGCAATAAGGCAGTTTAAACTTGAACTGGATGGCTCGGATGTAACGGCTGCTTTCACCGGAACAACCAGTATTCTATCAGATACATCAGCAAGATATACCGCAACACCAACACTTACACCAGTAGAACATACACTGAAAGTAACAGTTACCAATCAGCAAGGTCAGGTAGCAACCTCAACAATAAAGTTTAACTCTGGTACACTTAACTGGACAGGAACACAGCCAACAAATGCGCAGATATTGGTCTCTACATCTCCACATCCATCAATACCGTCAACACAGAGTTTCTTGAAAACCGCTTCTTCTGCATCTTTTGATTTTTCATTTGCTGATCAAACTACAACTTTCCCTGCTAATAGCAATGTTCAACTACAAATAAATTACAACGATTCTGAACTGACAGGTGGAACAACTGCAGAAACGAATTTAGGAATCGCATGGTGGGATTCTACTAATTCTAAATGGTCTGCAGAAGGTATCACCAGCGTAAGTGTTGACCAGGACAAAAATGTAATCACTTTCAATACCAAGCATACTGGAACTTTTGCACCGATGATAATCAATTCAACAACAACAATTACATTTCGGTCACCTGTAAATGGTGGTTATGTAGGCACAACACCATCAATAGATATAGAGGCATTTGATACTTTCTCAGCAATAAGACAGTTTAAACTTGAACTGGATGGCTCGGATGTAACGGCTGCTTTCGCCGGAACAACCAGTATTCTGTCAGATACATCAGCAAGATATACCGCAACACCAACACTTACACCACAAGAACATACACTGAAAGTAACAGTTACCAATCAGCAAGGTCAGGTAGCAACCTCAACAGTAAAATTCAATTCAGGCACACTTGCATGGACCGGTACACAGCCGACAAATGCACAGATACTGGTCTCTACATCTCCCCCACCATCAATACCGTCAACACAGAGTTTCTTGAAAACTGCTTCTTCCAGTAGTTATGATTTTTCGTTTATGGATAAAACTACCAACTTCCCAACAGGTAGTAATGTTCAACTCCAAATAAATTATAACGATTCTGAACTAACAGGTGGAACAATTGCAGAAGCGAATTTAGGTATCGCATGGTGGGATTCAACTAATTCTAAATGGTCTTCCGAAGGTATCACCAGCGTAAGCGTTGACCAGGATAAAAATGTGATTACTTTCAGAACTAACCACTTTACCATTTTTGCACCAGTGATAATATATTCTACTACAACTGTTACTATCAACTCACCAGCAGAAAACAAATATGCATCTGCTAATCCATTGATATCATTATCAGCAGAAGATACATTTTCAGCAATCCGCGAGGTAAAAGTAGAGGTTGATGGTTCTGATATAACAGGGCTTTTGTATCAGCAGGCAGCAATTGATGGGATTGATAACGACTCAGATGGGCTTGTAGATGAACAAGGTGGTGATGCAACCACATTCCTTGACGATGAATTACCATTTGCACTCACAGGCACAAATGCTGCCAAATTTATTGCCCGAGCGCTCTACCTGAACCTCAAAGATGGTGAACATACACTAAAAATTACTGTAACTAATGAGCAAGGAAAATCAACTATTAAAAGTATCAAATTCAATACTGGAAGTACACTTGAAATGACCGAACCACATAATTATCCAAACCCATTTGACCCAACAAAGATACCAGCATATATGACCGCGCCAACTTATATCTGCCCGAATATCACAACTGATGCACTTGTAAAAATAAAAATTTATGACTTTGAAGGTCACGAAGTCGCTTCGTTAGAAGAACGACTCTATAACCAGAACGAATACATCACATGGGATGGTAAAGATAACGAAACACAAAAATATCTGGCTAACGGTGTATATTTCGCTAAAATAGAAGCAAATAGCAGCACACAAAAAGTAAAAAAATTTATTAAAATCGCTATAGTCAGGTAA
- a CDS encoding PorV/PorQ family protein has translation MKTRCKMQDARCKGWQLLVLLVSIFLYFHISCLYTDESTDALPYLRMGVGARASGLGGAFTSIANDGSAVYWNPAGLTKLKKIELSSMYGLLSLDRSLNFLSASYSISENIGTIGLGVLNAGIKDIKGYDENNQPTTNFNYQSFAGMVSYSRTFTEGASAGLTIKFISDKLKDSTASGIGGDIGFLVSPTEKLNCGLMLQDIYTSLSLASGKKDTVPMSSKFGLSYKLLQDKMTVAADINKVTDQNSIRWQLGSEYTLQPISLRLGLNQKYPSAGFSINIWNLYLDYGYTADNLKEGDRHFVSIRAAFGSSAGETFTEEKKVETKEPKFEEPKPVKELKKEEKKEEKPMSEASKRNLMRNHYNRAVELYSNQKYEEAIKEWQEVLKLDPNHQPSQEKIEKAKEKLGK, from the coding sequence ATGAAAACAAGATGCAAGATGCAAGATGCAAGATGCAAGGGTTGGCAGTTATTGGTTTTACTTGTTTCTATATTTCTATATTTCCATATTTCCTGCCTCTACACCGATGAATCCACAGATGCACTGCCTTATCTCCGAATGGGTGTCGGTGCAAGAGCATCAGGTTTAGGCGGTGCCTTTACCTCAATCGCAAATGATGGCTCTGCTGTTTATTGGAATCCAGCAGGACTAACTAAATTAAAAAAAATTGAACTATCATCTATGTATGGATTGCTTTCGTTAGATAGGAGTTTGAATTTTTTAAGCGCCTCGTATTCTATAAGCGAAAACATAGGCACTATCGGTTTAGGAGTGCTCAATGCCGGCATTAAAGATATAAAAGGATATGACGAAAATAACCAGCCAACAACTAATTTTAACTACCAATCTTTCGCAGGTATGGTCTCATACAGCAGAACTTTTACAGAAGGTGCATCAGCCGGCTTAACTATAAAATTTATATCGGATAAACTGAAAGATTCTACCGCTTCAGGAATAGGTGGTGATATCGGGTTCCTGGTTTCACCAACTGAGAAACTAAATTGTGGGTTGATGCTGCAGGATATCTATACTTCATTATCACTTGCTTCAGGTAAGAAAGATACTGTCCCGATGAGTTCCAAATTTGGTCTCTCGTATAAATTGTTGCAAGATAAAATGACTGTCGCTGCTGATATAAATAAAGTAACAGACCAGAATAGTATACGATGGCAACTCGGTAGCGAATATACTTTACAGCCAATATCTTTACGGCTGGGATTAAACCAAAAATATCCATCAGCGGGATTTTCAATAAATATCTGGAATCTGTATCTGGACTATGGCTACACAGCGGATAACCTGAAAGAAGGTGACAGACATTTCGTCTCAATCCGAGCAGCTTTTGGTAGTAGTGCTGGAGAAACATTTACAGAAGAAAAAAAAGTAGAAACTAAAGAACCTAAGTTTGAAGAACCTAAACCTGTCAAAGAACTAAAAAAAGAAGAAAAAAAAGAAGAGAAACCAATGAGTGAAGCATCAAAACGGAATCTAATGCGAAACCATTATAACCGCGCTGTAGAACTATATTCTAACCAAAAATATGAAGAAGCAATAAAAGAATGGCAGGAAGTACTGAAACTTGACCCGAATCACCAGCCATCTCAAGAAAAAATAGAAAAAGCAAAAGAAAAATTAGGCAAATAA
- a CDS encoding M23 family metallopeptidase → MSNEMLTIEEAAEVSGIPVNLIKRVVLEGLVFPVAKEEPYQFTEEEVKLWNNSDEAGKRIYGKKGVELYPVNEYQTKNKYILPFTNCWLVTDGGKIESGHRDEIGHCVRWAWDFCIIHPDDYKKCYTGMSWKDLCNLRYRYHQQENIPDINWQEISLEHKPEKWFTRNELVLAFNNGTLHKDHYCYEKEIIAPADGVIILPAFTSEEQFLGKVEKNIKNNSDETIQNIIIDHGNNEYSQIGHVLARSVKVRPGQKVKQGEFVGLCGQWQIWPHIHWAVWDYWHPLFAKGLPVTISKLWVYEDGKHRFCMQGRGKFVLKQNLMLERGMIVSNNKQ, encoded by the coding sequence ATGAGTAATGAAATGTTAACTATTGAAGAGGCGGCAGAAGTGTCAGGCATACCTGTAAATCTTATTAAGCGTGTTGTCTTGGAAGGGTTGGTGTTTCCTGTTGCAAAAGAAGAGCCTTATCAATTTACAGAAGAAGAAGTAAAACTATGGAATAATAGCGATGAAGCGGGAAAACGCATTTATGGGAAAAAAGGGGTTGAATTATATCCTGTTAATGAATACCAAACTAAGAACAAATACATTCTTCCGTTTACAAATTGCTGGTTAGTTACAGATGGCGGAAAAATTGAATCAGGGCACAGGGACGAGATTGGACACTGTGTTCGTTGGGCATGGGATTTTTGTATTATTCATCCTGATGATTACAAAAAATGTTATACCGGTATGTCGTGGAAGGATTTATGTAATCTGAGATACAGATATCATCAGCAAGAAAATATCCCTGACATAAACTGGCAGGAAATAAGTCTTGAGCATAAACCTGAAAAATGGTTTACCAGAAATGAGTTGGTATTGGCGTTTAATAATGGAACTTTACATAAAGACCATTATTGTTATGAAAAGGAAATCATTGCACCTGCTGATGGAGTTATTATTTTACCTGCTTTTACTTCAGAAGAACAATTTTTAGGTAAAGTAGAAAAGAATATTAAAAACAATTCTGATGAAACAATACAAAATATCATAATTGACCACGGGAATAATGAGTATTCACAAATTGGTCATGTGCTGGCACGTTCTGTTAAGGTGCGTCCTGGACAGAAAGTAAAGCAAGGTGAATTTGTTGGACTTTGCGGACAGTGGCAGATATGGCCTCATATTCATTGGGCAGTATGGGATTATTGGCATCCACTTTTTGCCAAAGGACTTCCTGTGACAATATCAAAATTATGGGTATATGAAGATGGTAAACACCGCTTCTGCATGCAGGGGCGGGGTAAATTTGTTTTGAAGCAGAATTTAATGCTTGAAAGAGGAATGATAGTTTCAAATAATAAACAATGA